A genomic region of Vitis vinifera cultivar Pinot Noir 40024 chromosome 7, ASM3070453v1 contains the following coding sequences:
- the LOC100244104 gene encoding protein DOG1-like 4 yields MASSPANHEGFHKFFESWLTEQNQHLQELISASRNNQHTDDSDQILCPLVERVVSHYHNYYHAKSLSTRDNILSMLTPPWRSLLEDAFLWVGGWRPSVAFHLLYSKSGLQFESGLADLIRGLSTGDLGDMSHEQLCRVDELQRKTIREEREMTENMARIQETVADSKMVELSEAATEEGGGGDDLGERVESALKHKEEGLAEMLLKADDLRLRTLKGVLDILTPMQCVHFLIAAAELHLRLHKWGKNKDEQQHHV; encoded by the coding sequence ATGGCCTCCTCCCCCGCAAATCACGAAGGCTTCCACAAATTCTTCGAAAGCTGGCTCACAGAGCAAAACCAGCACCTTCAAGAGCTCATTTCTGCGTCCAGAAACAATCAGCACACTGACGATTCTGATCAAATCCTGTGCCCTCTGGTAGAACGCGTGGTCAGCCACTACCATAACTACTACCACGCCAAATCCCTCTCGACAAGGGACAACATTTTGTCTATGCTCACCCCGCCTTGGCGATCTTTATTAGAGGACGCCTTTCTCTGGGTTGGCGGGTGGAGACCGAGCGTGGCCTTCCACCTGCTCTACTCCAAGTCGGGTTTGCAGTTTGAGAGTGGACTTGCTGACCTGATCCGCGGGCTGAGCACTGGGGATTTGGGCGATATGTCTCACGAGCAGCTCTGCCGCGTGGATGAGTTGCAAAGGAAGACTATAAGAGAAGAGAGGGAGATGACAGAAAACATGGCTAGGATTCAGGAGACGGTGGCGGACTCCAAGATGGTGGAGTTGTCGGAGGCAGCCACGGAGGAGGGCGGCGGTGGAGATGATCTGGGGGAGAGAGTTGAGTCAGCGCTGAAGCATAAGGAGGAGGGGTTGGCGGAGATGCTGCTCAAGGCGGACGATCTAAGGCTGAGAACACTCAAGGGCGTCCTGGACATTCTCACTCCGATGCAGTGCGTCCATTTCTTGATAGCTGCGGCGGAGCTCCACTTGAGGCTTCATAAGTGGGGTAAGAACAAGGATGAGCAGCAGCACCACGTCTAA
- the LOC100266446 gene encoding protein disulfide-isomerase: MVFPMECKCLFSVLVLFSSLLALCTVPISAVEGEFVVTLDYSNFTETVAKQDFIVVEFYAPWCGHCQQLAPEYEKAASVLSSHDPPIILAKVNGDDAANRQLGQKFDIKGFPTLFIVKDGGKKVQEYNGPPDADGIVNYLKRQLGPASTEIKSSEDAATFIDEKGVAIVGVFPDFSGEEFDNFISIAENLRSDYVFGHTLDAKLLPRGESSVKGPIVRLFKPFDELYVDFQDFEVDALEKFVKEASMPLVTIFDSDPSGHGYVAKFFDLPNDKVMLVVEFNSEEFDAFNSKYRDAAELYKGKNLGFLLGDVNVSEGAVEYYGLKADQTPLIIIDNNDLDTRYFEAKIKPDQIAPWLEEYLDGRLKPFIKSQPIPETNDGPVKVAVFETLEEIVFNSGKNVLIEFYAPWCGHCQRLAPILEEAAVSFQNDPDIIIAKLDATVNDIPKKFKVEGFPTMYFKPANGELVEYGGDATKEAIIDFIKEKRDKSIQEGSARDEL; this comes from the exons aTGGTGTTTCCCATGGAGTGCAAGTGTTTGTTCTCCGTCTTAGTGTTGTTTTCTTCTCTACTGGCTTTGTGTACAGTGCCCATCTCTGCAGTTGAAGGAGAGTTTGTTGTGACTTTGGATTATTCCAACTTCACTGAAACTGTCGCCAAGCAAGACTTCATTGTTGTTGAGTTCTATGCTCCATG GTGTGGGCACTGTCAGCAACTCGCTCCAGAG TATGAAAAAGCTGCGTCCGTATTGAGTAGCCATGATCCTCCAATCATTCTGGCCAAAGTTAATGGAGATGATGCAGCAAACAGACAACTCGGACAGAAGTTTGACATCAAAGGTTTCCCCACCCTCTTTATTGTGAAAGATGGAGGAAAGAAAGTTCAAGAATATAACGGCCCTCCCGACGCTGATGGGATAGtaaattatctaaaaagacAACTTGGTCCTGCATCCACTGAAATAAAATCTTCTGAGGATGCTGCAACTTTCATAGATGAGAAAGGGGTCGCCATT GTTGGAGTGTTTCCAGATTTCTCAGGAGAAGAATTTGACAACTTCATTAGTATAGCTGAAAATCTGCGTTCTGACTATGTATTTGGGCACACTTTGGACGCCAAGCTTCTTCCTCGGGGTGAATCATCAGTCAAGGGGCCAATTGTGAGACTGTTTAAGCCATTTGATGAGCTCTATGTTGATTTCCAG GATTTTGAAGTAGATGCTTTGGAAAAGTTTGTTAAAGAAGCTTCTATGCCTTTGGTCACCATTTTCGATTCTGATCCAAGTGGCCATGGTTATGTTGCTAAGTTCTTCGACCTACCTAATGACAAg GTCATGCTGGTCGTGGAGTTCAATAGTGAGGAGTTTGATGCTTTCAACTCGAAGTATCGTGATGCTGCCGAGCTCTACAAAGGAAAGAACTTGGGCTTTCTATTGGGTGATGTCAACGTTAGTGAAGGTGCTGTTGAG TATTACGGGCTGAAGGCAGATCAAACACCTCTGATCATCATAGATAACAATGACCTGGACACCAGATATTTTGAAGCCAAGATCAAGCCTGATCAAATTGCACCCTGGTTGGAGGAATACTTG GATGGCAGATTGAAGCCATTCATCAAGTCGCAGCCTATTCCTGAAACTAATGACGGACCCGTGAAAGTGGCTGTTTTTGAAACACTGGAGGAGATTGTGTTCAACTCTGGAAAGAACG TTCTCATAGAATTTTATGCACCTTGGTGTGGACATTGCCAGAGGCTGGCTCCAATCTTGGAAGAAGCTGCTGTCTCATTCCAGAATGATCCCGATATCATCATCGCCAAACTG GATGCAACTGTAAATGATATCCCAAAGAAGTTTAAGGTTGAAGGTTTCCCAACTATGTATTTTAAACCGGCAAACGGGGAGCTTGTGGAATATGGAGGCGATGCAACCAAGGAGGCTATCATTGATTTTATTAAGGAGAAGCGTGACAAGAGTATCCAAGAAGGGTCCGCAAGAGATGAGCTTTGA